The DNA sequence GATGGCACTTCATATTCAAAAGTAATTGCTGTATTCTCAACATAATAAGAATATATCTCAAGTAATTTCTCTGCATCATTTTCTGTTGCTATTCTAATCATCTTATCACCCTATTTTATATTAATTGAGTATTTACATAACTAATTCCATACAAATATACTCGTCTTCGTCTATAGGTATAAATCCGTTTTTTCTCCAAAAAGCATTGCTCTGTGGATTTCCCTTGTCTACACCAAGACGAATTTTCTTATAACCTAACGTTTGTAGATAATTTCTGCATTCAGAGATGATTTTCGAACCAATACCATTTTTCTGATATTCTACATTCATCATAAACAATCCTATAAAGGATATTTTTTCTGCCGGAAAATCAAGAATTAAGTCCATGATTGCTACCAAACTTTCACCTTCAAAAAATCCAATATAGAACTTATCATTATATCCCTTGCCAGGTGGCAATGCCTTCATATCATCCATAATACTTTCTTTTGTAACAACAGGTGGATGATATTGATAGAAAATCTTGTTTTTACAACTCATTTCATAAATTATCTCAACATCTTCAGCCGTTAATTTACGAACCTCAAATATGTTTGATAAGTTTTTTATCTCCATACAATTTGTCTCCATAACTTCTTATTTATCGTCTTATCAAAATGCCTTTCATATATTGTGTTTCATTATGTGTCTGATACACAATCTGTTTTTCTTCTTCTGTGCATCCTATCAATATCTTTATTTCCGAATCCCGTTTCATTAAATCAACAGTACACATTATGGCATCTATTTGTTTATCTCCAGAACCAACCCAAACATCAATACCTGCCCCATCCATTGACGAAGTATTCTTCAAATATCCATAATCAACCTTGTATATAAAATCAGGATATCTTGGATGTGCAGTTCCTTTTGGTCTATCTATAACTATTTCTGAATTATTTACTAATGAATCCAATGCTTTCCAAAAATCATTATTAAAAGTATTCATATATCCTCCACAAATTATTTTATTGCTATTGCGGTAAACTCTCCTGGTATCTTCTCATTCGTCCACGCAGGATGTTCATCAAATTTTTTCAAACATAATCCATTACTAATTATAGAATTTATAATTTCACTGATTGTATATTTTCTATAACTGCATTTAGGCATTTTCTGTCGCACATCTTCGTCAAAAAATCGCGCATGTGCCATCTCACCTTCAAAAACATCCGTAGAAAAATAACTCATCGTTGGTTGTTGCAAATTCAAGATATCAGATATCTTTGTAAATGGATGAAAGTCACTACAAATCAACTTTCCTCCCTTTTTGAGAATGGAATATATAACGCTCATGAATTCATCAATGTCGTGAAAATAATGTAAAATTCCACCTTCCATAAACACTACATCAAAATAATTTTCATATTGAGACAGATCTATTTCTAATATATCACAAACTTCAAAATTCAAATTGACATTGGCTGCTTTAGCCACTTCAAGAGCATATTTTTTGTTATCCTCTGAAATATCAAAGATAGTAACTTCTGAGCCAAGTAATGCTAATGGAATTGCCTTTTTTCCACATGAACCACATATATTTGCAACTTTTATTCCATCATATGAATCAAAATATTCAGTATATCGTTTCAACATTCCCATTGGATTTTCAACATCTTTTTTTGCCCTTTCAGTCGGTATTCCTAATGTTCTAACCCAAAACTCATAGGCATTATATTCCCACGCTTTTTTATTTTGTACACTGTAATCCTTCACTACTTCAACACCTCTACAAATTCTGATATGTCCAATTCTATAAATTTGGATTTGTGCGTTTCTACGAGCGGTGCGAAGATGCACCGAATTGGCTGACGGGAGCTTGCTCACAGGCAGACATATTCGAGTGCAGCTGCATAGCGCGACAGCGCGACATAAGCATGAAGCGCAGCGAAATGCGAATGGCACCGCTCGATAACTTGGGCTTTGTATTACTCTATCCAATAAGAATGCATGCCATGATTAAAAACTTTCGCATTCTTTGGTACTTGCCTTATAGCATTATAAACATTTGCAAAATCTCCCATTGACATAAATGTCATCATCCAAGTTAATACCATTATGCAAATAATCCATTCCGCTTCCAAAATTGGAGCAACAATATACCAAATAAAGAACGGTATAATTCCCAAAATAATGGATGGTGCGAGACAAAGAACTATAAATCTGATTTTAGTTACCTCAGCATCACAATATACAAAATAAGCCCCTTGTTTTAAGTCTTTCCAAACAGTCTTTTCTGCTTCTTTCGGATAGAAAATGGCATGAATAAACTCATGTAGATAGATTAGCACCTGTCTTAATAATACTGTTATTACTATAGCAACAATAAGACTGCCATCAAACTCCAAATGTTTATCAAGCTCTGAACACCTAATTACAGACAAAATGACCATTGGTAACATTATCGGTAAGCTAAGCACAAATCCAAGTCGAAAGGCCTCTAAAAGAGTTCTGCCTTCTTTAAATTGAACTGCTTTTTGAGAAAGTTCTTTCCCCTGAAGCAGTTGTGCCTCATTTTCAAATTTTCCTTTAATATGTATATTGAACATTACGCACCTCAACAAATTCTTATTTTTCTGAATCTTTCTCCCATCTTCTTGCCCTTCGGACAAGAAGCATCCCTCGCTCTAAAGAGCTCGGTCAATTCTTATTTATCCAATTCTATAAATTGGGATTTCTGTCTATGAATTAGACAAGCCTTTAAGAGACTTCTTATAAATAGTTACTTCTCCACCCATGTATTCATATCCCTTATCAAAAGCAATCCATCCAGTTTTTTCATAGTAATTAACTAAATCAGTATATAAGTATATTTCTTCGTAGTTTTTATTTCTACAATATTCTTCAATAAATAGTTGTAGCCTTTGGCCAATCTTTTGATTTCTATAATCCTGATTAACAACTAATGCAGATAACCATGGAAATAAATCTTGCCGTGAAAGTAAATCTCCTCTCCAAAGGCCAACCGTACCTACTAAGACATCATTATCAATTGCTACAAATGTTATTGGAAGTTTATCTTCTTCCATGCTATGTTCTATTAACTCTTTATAAAATCCATAACTTGTTTTACATCCAAATTCTTGATTTAACCATTCTATCACCTGCTCTTTATACTTAGGGCAATATTTTAATGGCATAATATTCATATAAATCATCCTTTCAGAAAAAAACTACCAATATTACTATAACTATTGAGAAATCTTCCATTTAAAGAGGCGGTTTCTTACGAAACCGCCCTACTTCATAGTATACCTCATATGAATTGTAAGTGCAAGCAAATGATTAACTCTGCAGGACTCCCTGCTTTCACGCAGTGTAACTTCGATTCCACTTCGTTCCATCTCAGTTCGGGCTGGTACACGCCTCCAACCTCGATTCCACTTTGTTCCATCTCGGTTTGGGCTGGCGCACTATGAAAATCATTTACTCCGCAGGACTCCCCGCTTACGCTGGGAGTGGGCTATCGCCCTTTCAGAATAGAAAAAGACAGTTTTAAGAAAATAAATTTTCCAAAACTGTCTTTTCCTATCCTTTCCTGCTCACTGTCTCCGGTGAGACCCTGTGAGTAATGGACTTTCCATACTGCTTGTAGCTTTAAATGTTTTTGACTTTCGCAATATCTACAAGATTCAGTTCACTATTTTCACTTGCATGTTCAAGGCTTCGTGCCAGTGCATTTGCAGTATCCATTGCTGTGATACAGTAAACACCTGTCTCAATAGCATTTCTACGGATTAAGAAACCATCTCTTGTCTTATCACGTCCCTGAGTAGGTGTATCAATAACAAGGTCTATCTTATGTCCGAGAATCAAGTCCATAACGTTTGGAGATTCCTGAGAAATCTTGTTGATTCTCAGTGCATCTACACCATGCTCCTGCAAGTATTTCGCAGTACTTCTGGTTGCATAAATCTTATATCCCAGTTTTTCAAAACGCTTTGCCACACCTACGGCTTCCGGCTTATCTGCGTCTTTTACAGTCATAATCATCTGTTTATGCTTTGGAAGCTCTACTCCGGCACCTAGGAATGCCTTATACAATGCTTCATCAAAGCTCTTACCGATACCCAGACACTCTCCGGTGGACTTCATTTCCGGTCCAAGGCTGATTTCTGCACCACGCAGTTTCTCAAAAGAGAATACCGGCATCTTGATTGCAATATAATCTGCTTCCGGTGCAAGTCCGGTCGGATAACCCATACCTTTTAAGGTGTTTCCAATGATTACCTTGGTTGCAAGGTCTACGATTGGAATTCCGGTTACCTTACTGATATATGGTACGGTTCTGGAAGAACGTGGATTTACTTCGATAACATACACTTCTTCACCCATTGCAATAAACTGAATGTTAATCAAACCAATAACGTGAAGTGCTCTTGCCAATCTTCCAGTGTAATCTACAATTTTATCTTTTACTTCCTGGCTGATAGTTGGTGCCGGGTATACAGAGATACTGTCTCCGGAATGAACTCCGGTACGCTCGATGTGCTCCATAATACCAGGAATCAAAATATCCTCACCGTCGCATACCGCATCTACTTCGATTTCTTTTCCCTGTAAATATTTATCTACCAGAATTGGATGATCCTGTGCAATTCTGTTGATGATTTCCATAAATTCTTCGATTTCCTGGTCTGAATATGCAATCTGCATTCCCTGTCCACCTAATACATAGGAAGGACGAACCAGTACCGGATAACCTAAACGGTTTGCAACTTCTTTTGCTTCTTCTGCAGTAAATACAGTTCCTCCGGCAGCTCTTGGAATCTCGGTCTGCTCTAATATCTTATCAAATAACTCACGGTCTTCTGCTGCATCTACATCTTCTGCCTTTGTTCCTAAAATCGGAACTCCCATCTTCATAAGGCTTTCTGTCAACTTAATTGCTGTCTGTCCACCGAACTGAACAACTGCCCCGTCTGGTTTTTCCAGACGTACAATACTTTCTACATCTTCCGGTGTTAATGGCTCAAAGTACAGTTTATCTGCAATATCAAAGTCGGTAGATACGGTTTCCGGGTTATTATTTACAATAATTGTTTCATAACCTTCCTTGGCAAATGCCCAAGTACAATGTACGGAACAATAGTCAAATTCGATACCCTGTCCGATACGGATTGGTCCTGAACCAAGTACCAGAACTTTCTTTCTGTCGTTGGTTTCAACAGCTTCGTTTTCACTACCAAAGCAAGAATAATAATATGGTGTTTCTGCTGCAAATTCTGCCGCACAGGTATCAACCATTTTATACGCTGCTGTAATACCATTTGCATAACGCATATCGCGAATCTCTGTTTCTTCTTTTCCAGTCAGACGCGCAATCACGTTATCCGGGAACTCAATACGTTTTGCTTCTTTTAGCAGTTCTACAGTAAGTTCTTCTTTCTTCAGACGCTCTTCCATTTCTACTAAAATAGCAATCTTATCAATGAACCAGTGGTCAATCATGGTAATGGCATGAATCTCATCATAAGTAACACCCTTACGAAGTGCTTCTGCAATTACCCAGATTCTACGATCATCTACTACTTCTAACTGTTTCAACACTTCTTCTTTAGAAAGCTCACTGAAGTCATAAGACATCATGCAGTCTACATGCTGCTCTAAAGAACGAATTGCCTTCATCAAAGCACCTTCAAAGTTAGTACAGATACTCATAACTTCTCCGGTCGCCTTCATCTGAGTTGTCAAAGTTCTCTTTGCTGTAATGAACTTATCAAATGGAAGTCTTGGAATCTTAACAACACAGTAGTCAAGCATTGGCTCAAAACTTGCATATGTTTTTCCTGTAATTGCATTCTTAATTTCATCCAATGTGTAGCCCAATGCAATCTTTGCTGCAACTTTTGCAATCGGATATCCGGTTGCCTTACTTGCCAATGCAGAAGAACGGCTTACACGAGGATTTACTTCGATAACGCAATATTCAAAACTGTTTGGATTTAACGCATACTGTACGTTACATCCACCGGTAATATTCAGTTCAGAAATAATGTTCAATGCAGAAGTACGTAACATCTGATACTCTTTATCACTTAAGGTCTGAGAAGGTGCTACTACGATACTATCTCCCGTATGCACACCAACCGGGTCAATATTTTCCATATTACATACTGTGATACAGTTACCTGCTGCATCACGCATTACTTCGTACTCAACTTCCTTCCAGCCTGCGATACAACGCTCTACTAAAACCTCACCGACACGGCTTAAACGCAATCCGTTGGTCAGAATATCGATTAACTCTGTTTCGTTGTGAGCGATACCACCGCCACTTCCACCTAAGGTGTATGCCGGTCTTAAAACTACCGGATAACCGATAGTATTAGTAAATGCAATACCATCTTCTACATTATGCACAACAAGGGATGGGGCACATGGTTCACCAATCTTTTCCATGGTATCCTTAAATGCCTGACGGTCTTCTGCCTTGAAAATGGTTTCTGCTGTGGTACCAATGAGCTTTACTCCGTTTTTCTCTAAAAATCCGGATTCTGCTAACTCCATTCCAAGATTCAATCCAGCCTGTCCTCCTAAGGTAGGAAGTACACTATCCGGCTTTTCTTTTAAAATAATCTGCTCTAATACCGGTGCAGTTAATGGCTCAATATATACCTTATCTGCTATCTCTTTATCTGTCATGATTGTTGCAGGATTAGAGTTTACCAAAATTACTTCAACGCCTTCTTCCTTCAAAGAACGGCATGCCTGAGTTCCTGCATAATCAAATTCTGCTGCCTGTCCGATAACGATAGGACCGGAACCGATTACTAATACTTTCTTGATATTTGGATTCTTTGGCATTACTGGTTCCCTCCCATCATATTGATAAATCTGTCAAATAAGTATCCGCTGTCCTGTGGTCCCGGACATGCTTCCGGATGAAACTGTACCGTAAAAATATTCTTTCCGGTGTATTTCAATCCTTCGTTTGTTCCGTCATTTACATTTACAAATGCCGGAACTGCCACCTTAGGATCAAGGTTATCCGTATCAACTACATATCCATGATTCTGTGAAGAAATATATACTCTTCCGGTCTCTAAATCCTTTACAGGATGGTTACCACCACGATGTCCGTATTTCATCTTATGAGTATCTGCTCCATTCGCTAATGCCATCAGCTGATGTCCCAAACAAATTGCAAAAATTGGCACCTCTGAATCATACAGTTTCTTGATTTCTTTGATAATCTCTGTACATTCCTTTGGATCTCCAGGTCCATTACTTAACATAATTCCGTCCGGCTTAGAAGCTAAAATCTCTTCCGCACTGGTATGTGCCGGATAAATAGTTACTTCGCATCCACGTTCATTCAAAGAACGGGCAATATTCTTCTTTGCACCAAAGTCCATCAATGCAACCTTCTTTCCCTTACCACTCAGAGTAGAAGGTGTTTCGCATGTTACTTTATCAACTACATTTCCTGTAGTATATTCCCTTAATCTTGGAATAATTTCATCTATATTATAATTTTCATTCGTGGTAATCATACCATTCATGGTTCCCTTTTCACGGAGAATCTTTGTCAATGCTCTGGTATCGACTCCTGCAATTCCAGGAATATCATGTTTCTTCAAGAAATCCTGAATGGTTCCTTCACAACGGAAGTTACTCGGCATTCTGGATAATTCTCTTACAATATATCCATCCGGCCATGGCTTTGTTGACTCCATATCCGGTGTAATACCATAATTTCCAATTAATGGATATGTCATGACTACTGCCTGTCCAGCGTAAGACGGGTCTGTTAAGACCTCAAGATAACCTGTCATTGACGTGTTAAAAACGATTTCACTGATGATTTCCTTGGTAGAACCAATGCTTGTACCTTCAAACACAGTTCCATCTTCCAATATTAGAAATGCTTTCATTTATTTACCTTGCCCTTTCTATATGAATCTCTTATGTCACCTAATTTTTTACAAAAAAAAAGAGGGATTCTTTTTTTTCATAAGGGTTTCCAAGACATATGTGCTTCTTCCTATTATAAATGTAGACGCATTCGCACTGTATGCCTAAATTGTAAAAATTCTATCATAATCAGCGCTTTTTTTCAACTGTTTTTTTACACAAATTTTTCCCAATTTAAACCTTCTTATTGAACTTTGATTCTTCCTGCTCTTTTTCCATCTCAAAATATCTGTCTCTGTCATTATGTGGAAATAACATTTCCATATACAAATTTCCTAATAAATTTTTCACTTTTTCTGATTTTACTTTCTGCACCGGAAGTTCCTTTGCCTCTAGTTTCTGCAAGTTTTCAAGCAACATCTCCATACTTTCTCTTTTAGGTGCAATTGGCTCTCCAACAATTTCTTCCTTCTTCTCTTCCATTATTTCTTCCGTTCTGTGTTCTGCTTTTTCGTCTGCTTTCATCAATTCTTTTGTCTCCGGAATGTTATAGACAAGATTCTGACAAGTCTTGGCAAAACATTCCGGGTCATACTTTGATAAAAACTTTAAATCATCCATGGTCAATTGGCGCTTATTATATATTTTGACGTAAATATCTGCAAGACGTACCTTCTTTTCCATAAACCTCATCCTCCTACTATATTACATCATAACATATTGAAACGCTTTTTCCCATATATTTATACATACATCCTCCAATAATGTCTGGGATCCTGATACGTTGCATCTTCTATTCCCATAATCTGAACCAAAGGTAAACTATCCTTAACCTGCACATATGCAAGACCATTGTTATTCCAAAACAGTTCTGTTGTGGATAATGCACATATCCGATCTACCGGATAACTGCATCTTGTGTATTTATCTGTACTATAACAAGTTGCAGAAGACTCAAACAGGAAATACGTATTTTCTCCATCACACACAAGTTCTTCTGCCATTGGCGGAAACTTACAAGAACCGTAATTGTAATACAGATTTCCATCACTGCATATATCTTTCGCTATCTGGTAAAAATATATCTCAGAATGGAAATAACGACCTTGTGATGTAGATACTGCCATATAAGTCTTTCCTTCATTTTCCATAAAAGAAACACCATTCGCAAATCCCGGAATTGTTATTTCTTCTCGTTTTACAAGTTTCAACTGCTCTTCCTCTACAATATCATAGCTTCGCAGTGTTCCCATACCACTGTTACGGTTAGAGTAAGTTCCCACCCAAATACGATTATCATAATAAGTAATAAAGGATGCTACTGCTCCACAACTCACATTCTGTGTATACTCCTCCAGAAAATAACTGCTCTTTCCGGAAGCCACTGCTGCTTCAATCATATCATAATCAATCACACTGCATTTACGGGTAGTACTTTTTGCAATCCAGACACGTGTTCCATCATAAGCAATTCCGCCTACATGATTGGCATCCGGAAGTACTATGGTAGTCAATAACTGCCGTTCTCTTGGATTCTGATTTGCCAAAACATAAATGACAGAATTAGCTCCGGAGCTATCATACGCTGTAACCAACATATAATCTTCGGCAATACAAATCCCCTGTGGCACCATCTGTGTACTGATACTTCCCATTACATCGGTTGCTGTCAATCCCGGAATTGCAGAGGAATATTCTTCTTGATATAAATTCTGGAATGTTCTATAGCGATTTAAAGTTTTTTCAAACTCTTCGCTATAACGATAATCCGTGCTGGTAACATTCTGGGCAGCAACTGTTTTTTCCAAATTATGAAAAAATGAAACGACCGCACTAGCTCCACCTCCTGCTACCAGGAGCCACCATGCAGTCGTTATCATTACAAAAATCACACTATATTTAAATAATCTTATTCTATCTTTTCTCATATGCTGTCGCCACCTTTGCTGTTATACTACATTTTGTACAACTACTTTTCTTGTAATTATAGTATACCCAACTTTTATTTAGACAGCATTAACAAAAAATGTACATTTTGTTAACATTTTTTATTTATTTATGCTAATTTATTCCATTTTTTCGGAGATGCATTTTACCAATATTTCCTCAGATGGCAATTTTCCAATTTCAACGTCTCCATTTACCTGCATTCCTTCTTCCGGCAAAATAATTTCATAGCCAAACCGTTCCAATTTTTGCAAATTTTCCTGCACAATTGGATTTTGATACATATTATGATTCATGGAAGGCGAAATTAAAATCGGACAGTTACACCCCATCACGGTGGTTGTCAGCATATCGTCAGCGATTCCATTTGCAATTTTTCCAATCACATTTGCCGTAGCCGGCGCTATCAGCACTGCGTCTGCCTGCTTTGCCAAAGATACATGTTCTACGGAAAATTCAAAATTCCGGTCAAAGGTGTCAATCAGACACTTATTTCCTGTTACTGTTTCAAACGTTTCTGCTGTAGCAAAGTTTGTGGCATTTTCTGTCATAAGTACATGAACATTGCACTGAAGCTTCTTTAGCATATGTGCCACATTTGGCATCTTATAAGCGGCAGCACCACCGGATACTGCCAATAATACCGTTTTTCCCTGCAACATATTTTTCCTTTCCACTTTACATGGAAATCTGTCCATGTTTCTCGTATGTCGTTACTTTTTTGATTTTGTTTTCTTCGTCTACGAATACTACCTGTGGATGGAATTCTGCTGCTTCCTCCGGTGTCATCTGAGCATATGCCATAATAATGACATGGTCTCCGGTAAGAACCTGTCTTGCAGCTGCACCATTCAGGCAAATCATTCCACTTCCCGGCTCTCCTGCTATGGTATAAGTTTCAAAACGATTTCCATTCTCTACATCTACAATCTGTACATTTTCGTATTCCAAAATTCCTGCTGCCGCCATAAGCTCCGGATCAACAGTAATACTTCCTACATAGTTCAATTCTGCCTGCTTTACAACTGCACGGTGAATTTTTCCTTTTAACATTTTTAAATACATTTTCTTTTCCTTTCTATAACATAACGTTGTCAATAAGTCTGGTTTTTCCAATATAAACTGCAATTGCTACTAATACTGAAGAGTTAATCTGCTCCATTGGCTCCATATTTTCGCTGTTTACAATTTCTACATAATCAATTTTTGCCAATGGCTCTGTCTGAAGGCTCTTGGTAATTGCTTCGCGAACTTTTTCTACATCTTTTTCGCCTGCTTCAATCATCTCTTTTCCAATGGTCAGGGATTTATTTAAAATAAGTGCTGCCTTACGTTCTTCTGCATTCAAATATGTATTTCTGGAACTTAAAGCCAGTCCATCTGCTTCTCTCACAATTGGACATCCTACAATCGTAATATCAAAGTTCAAATCACGCACCATACGTTTGATAACAGCAAGCTGTTGTGCATCTTTCTGGCCAAAATAAGCACGATCCGGTGTTACGATATTAAAAAGCTTGGATACTACAGTACAGACTCCGGAAAAATGTACCGGTCTTGTTTTTCCACAAAGTCCCTTTGTCAACTTATCCATATCCACAAAAGTACATTTATCCGGGAAGTACATTTCTTCCGGTTCCGGATGGAAAATGATATCTGCTCCTGCAGCTTCACAAAGTGCCGCATCTCTTTCAATATCTCTTGGATAGCTGGATAAGTCCTCATTTGCTCCAAACTGAGTTGGATTAACAAAATCACTAACTACGACCTTGTCATTTTCTGATACTGCCTTTACAATCAAGCTTTTGTGTCCGTCATGAAGATATCCCATAGTAGGTACCAAACCTACGGTAAGCCCTTCTCTTTTCCATCCCTTAATAATAGGACGGAGTTCTTCGATTGTTTTTATAATTTTCATTGTCTTCCTCCTAGTATAACTTTTCTATTACTTCATCATCTATTTTAAAAGTATGTTCCTGTGCCGGGAACACGCCACTTTTGACTTCTTCACTATATGCCGCAAAAGCCGCCTTCATCGCTTCGCCAATCTGTGCAAAATGCTTTACAAACTTCGGTTTGAAATCACTGAACATTGCCAACATATCTTGATATACCAACACCTGTCCATCGCAACCTGCTCCGGCTCCAATACCGATGGTTGGAATTGTAAGTCTTTTACTAATCAATTCTGCTAATTTTGCAGGTACACACTCTAAAACAACGGCTACTGCACCTGCTTCTTCTACTGCAATAGCGTCCTCTAATAATTTTTTCGCTGCTGCTTCGGATTTACCCTGTACCTTAAATCCACCAAATGCGTTTAAGGACTGTGGTGTTAATCCAAGATGTGCTACTACCGGAATGGAAGCATTGGTAATTGCTCTAATGTGCTCTGTTACTTCTCTTCCACCCTCAAGCTTTACTGCTTGTGCACGTCCTTCTTTCATCAGTCTTCCTGCATTTACTACTGCATCATATACCGAAGTCTGGTAAGACATAAATGGCATATCTGCCACAATTAACGCATTTTTTGCTCCTCGCGCTACTGCTGCAGTATGATGAATCATGTCTTCCATAGTAACAGACAGGGTATCTTCATATCCTAACATTACCATACCAAGAGAATCTCCTACCAGAATCATATTGATTCCTGCTTCATCTATTAATTTTGCCATGGAATAATCGTAGGCAGTAAGCATCGTAACTTTTTCCCCGTTTTCTTTTGCCTGCTGAATTGTAACTACTGTGTTCTTCATTTTTTCCTCCAATTTTCACTTACTTTCTCTTAACAACTGCTCTATTTCACCATAATCTTTGTCTGGATTTTTTTCCTTTGCCAGTTCTGTCACAAGACTTCCTGCTGCTCGATATGCCTGATTCCACAACGGCTTTTCCAAAGCTTTCAAGTGCTTTTCCACCGTTCCCAAGTCGCCTCTTTCAATCGGTCCGGTCAGTGCTTCTTTGCATCCATTGAAAAAAATCGTATCGATACTGTTTTTTACCAATGGTTCTAACATATCGTAGGCAATTTCTTCCGTGATACCTGATTCCTTTAGTAGTTCTATTGCCATCCACAAAAGTCCTGTCACCTGATTGCTGGCTATACTGGCAGCCGCATGATACTTTGCCTTTGCATTCGTCGGAATCTCTACTATCCGGTTCGGTAAAAGTGCAAACACTTCCTGCATACGCTTTAACGCCTCGGCATCTCCTTCTACCGTAAATAGTGCTTCTGTTAAGTTCTGATAAGCTGTGAATTTATTACTGAACGCGTAAATTGGATGGACAGAACAGACAATTGCGCCTGAACTCTCCTTATTTGAAAAAATATCACTTGATAATGAGCCACTAAAGTGGCAGATGACTTTTCCCTTCACATTCTTTTTCGCAATGCAATCCCATATCTCTTTTATCGCTCCATCATTTGTAGTAATAAAAAGGGTATCGCTTACTTCAATCAGTGAATCTAAATCCTTAAAATAATTTGTGTTACAAAACTGTGCCGCTTCTCTTGCACTGTCAGGTGTTCTACTGTAGAATCCCTGCACGTTTCCGCCATGAACCATAATGTACTTTCCCATAGTGGTCCCTACTCTGCCGGCACCTATAATTCCTATTTCTATATGTATTCGCCTCCATTTCATTCTTCTGCATTACGCATGAATCCAAAAAGGGATGGCATTATCAAAATGATACAGTTTCTTTCCAGAATACCGTTCGTTAATAAATTAACACATATGGGAATTTTTTACAACCTGTTTTTGAGCCTTTCTTTTTTCAATACCTAGAAAAGTACTTATGAGAAGTTCCAAACATTTTGTATTCAGGTTCCGTTGCATGAAGGGAAAAACCGAGTTTCGAATTAGGGAAATTAATAGCATTCCTGCAAATACAATATCTAGCCATGCTAAAAAGTGCGTCCGGCTTTGCACGTTCAAATCTGAATAAAATCAGAAAGAAAAAAGCTTCAACTTCTCAT is a window from the Roseburia sp. 499 genome containing:
- a CDS encoding GNAT family N-acetyltransferase, with the translated sequence MEIKNLSNIFEVRKLTAEDVEIIYEMSCKNKIFYQYHPPVVTKESIMDDMKALPPGKGYNDKFYIGFFEGESLVAIMDLILDFPAEKISFIGLFMMNVEYQKNGIGSKIISECRNYLQTLGYKKIRLGVDKGNPQSNAFWRKNGFIPIDEDEYICMELVM
- a CDS encoding inorganic pyrophosphatase, which translates into the protein MNTFNNDFWKALDSLVNNSEIVIDRPKGTAHPRYPDFIYKVDYGYLKNTSSMDGAGIDVWVGSGDKQIDAIMCTVDLMKRDSEIKILIGCTEEEKQIVYQTHNETQYMKGILIRR
- a CDS encoding class I SAM-dependent methyltransferase, with translation MKDYSVQNKKAWEYNAYEFWVRTLGIPTERAKKDVENPMGMLKRYTEYFDSYDGIKVANICGSCGKKAIPLALLGSEVTIFDISEDNKKYALEVAKAANVNLNFEVCDILEIDLSQYENYFDVVFMEGGILHYFHDIDEFMSVIYSILKKGGKLICSDFHPFTKISDILNLQQPTMSYFSTDVFEGEMAHARFFDEDVRQKMPKCSYRKYTISEIINSIISNGLCLKKFDEHPAWTNEKIPGEFTAIAIK
- a CDS encoding DUF3267 domain-containing protein; protein product: MFNIHIKGKFENEAQLLQGKELSQKAVQFKEGRTLLEAFRLGFVLSLPIMLPMVILSVIRCSELDKHLEFDGSLIVAIVITVLLRQVLIYLHEFIHAIFYPKEAEKTVWKDLKQGAYFVYCDAEVTKIRFIVLCLAPSIILGIIPFFIWYIVAPILEAEWIICIMVLTWMMTFMSMGDFANVYNAIRQVPKNAKVFNHGMHSYWIE
- a CDS encoding GNAT family N-acetyltransferase, with product MNIMPLKYCPKYKEQVIEWLNQEFGCKTSYGFYKELIEHSMEEDKLPITFVAIDNDVLVGTVGLWRGDLLSRQDLFPWLSALVVNQDYRNQKIGQRLQLFIEEYCRNKNYEEIYLYTDLVNYYEKTGWIAFDKGYEYMGGEVTIYKKSLKGLSNS
- the carB gene encoding carbamoyl-phosphate synthase large subunit, with amino-acid sequence MPKNPNIKKVLVIGSGPIVIGQAAEFDYAGTQACRSLKEEGVEVILVNSNPATIMTDKEIADKVYIEPLTAPVLEQIILKEKPDSVLPTLGGQAGLNLGMELAESGFLEKNGVKLIGTTAETIFKAEDRQAFKDTMEKIGEPCAPSLVVHNVEDGIAFTNTIGYPVVLRPAYTLGGSGGGIAHNETELIDILTNGLRLSRVGEVLVERCIAGWKEVEYEVMRDAAGNCITVCNMENIDPVGVHTGDSIVVAPSQTLSDKEYQMLRTSALNIISELNITGGCNVQYALNPNSFEYCVIEVNPRVSRSSALASKATGYPIAKVAAKIALGYTLDEIKNAITGKTYASFEPMLDYCVVKIPRLPFDKFITAKRTLTTQMKATGEVMSICTNFEGALMKAIRSLEQHVDCMMSYDFSELSKEEVLKQLEVVDDRRIWVIAEALRKGVTYDEIHAITMIDHWFIDKIAILVEMEERLKKEELTVELLKEAKRIEFPDNVIARLTGKEETEIRDMRYANGITAAYKMVDTCAAEFAAETPYYYSCFGSENEAVETNDRKKVLVLGSGPIRIGQGIEFDYCSVHCTWAFAKEGYETIIVNNNPETVSTDFDIADKLYFEPLTPEDVESIVRLEKPDGAVVQFGGQTAIKLTESLMKMGVPILGTKAEDVDAAEDRELFDKILEQTEIPRAAGGTVFTAEEAKEVANRLGYPVLVRPSYVLGGQGMQIAYSDQEIEEFMEIINRIAQDHPILVDKYLQGKEIEVDAVCDGEDILIPGIMEHIERTGVHSGDSISVYPAPTISQEVKDKIVDYTGRLARALHVIGLINIQFIAMGEEVYVIEVNPRSSRTVPYISKVTGIPIVDLATKVIIGNTLKGMGYPTGLAPEADYIAIKMPVFSFEKLRGAEISLGPEMKSTGECLGIGKSFDEALYKAFLGAGVELPKHKQMIMTVKDADKPEAVGVAKRFEKLGYKIYATRSTAKYLQEHGVDALRINKISQESPNVMDLILGHKIDLVIDTPTQGRDKTRDGFLIRRNAIETGVYCITAMDTANALARSLEHASENSELNLVDIAKVKNI